A stretch of the Ostrea edulis chromosome 9, xbOstEdul1.1, whole genome shotgun sequence genome encodes the following:
- the LOC130050564 gene encoding uncharacterized protein LOC130050564 — translation MNGKSTPQSMSVKSKEGSILTDKDQVKDRWREHFCELLNRTVPARRYHPSQQLWEELDIDTSEPSEEEVEKAINKLKNKSAGTDSVTAELIKYGGQPARGRFHSLLLKIWQEEQMKRRVRTLRGIEDGWKLSDLDFADDVALIEPDEEKSIAALARLRRAGEEVGLVVSAEKTKVMPIGETSACVKDGESTINKVKTFNYLGSTVTPINSIDTELNIRIGKAANTWRANISLKTKMRIYRAVIIPTLLYASETWATTRNHEQRLEAFDSRCLRIILKTKWWFPRRNSDIRELTDQPYASTLLMRNRLRWFGHMSRMGDERIP, via the exons ATGAATGGGAAATCAACACCACAGTCCATGTCTGTAAAAAGCAAGGAAGGAAGCATACTGACTGACAAAGATCAAGTGAAAGACAGATGGAGAGAACACTTCTGTGAGCTGCTAAACAGAACAGTCCCAGCACGAAGGTATCATCCAAGTCAACAGCTATGGGAAGAACTAGATATAGATACAAGTGAACCATCAGAGGAGGAAGTAGAAAAGGCAATCAACAAACTGAAGAACAAGTCAGCTGGTACAGACAGTGTTACAGCAGAACTGATAAAATATGGAGGTCAACCCGCCAGAGGCAGGTTCCATTCACTCTTGCTTAAGATCTGGCAAGAAGAGCAG ATGAAGAGGCGTGTTCGTACACTCAGGGGAATCGAGGACGGTTGGAAACTATCAGACCTCGACTTTGCTGATGATGTGGCTTTAATAGAACCAGACGAGGAAAAGTCAATAGCAGCACTGGCAAGACTCAGGAGAGCAGGAGAAGAGGTTGGCCTTGTAGTTTCTGCAGAGAAAACAAAGGTTATGCCAATAGGTGAAACATCGGCATGCGTGAAAGATGGAGAGTCTACCATTAATAAAGTTAAGACGTTTAACTACCTAGGCTCAACTGTAACACCAATTAATTCCATCGATACTGAGCTGAACATTCGTATAGGAAAAGCTGCCAACACTTGGAGAGCAAATATCAGCCTCAAAACAAAAATGAGAATATATAGAGCAGTTATCATTCCAACATTGCTGTATGCATCTGAGACATGGGCCACAACCAGGAATCATGAGCAACGACTAGAAGCCTTCGATTCCAGATGTCTTAGAATTATTCTGAAGACCAAATGGTGGTTCCCAAGGCGTAACAGTGACATTCGAGAGCTCACAGATCAACCCTATGCCTCAACACTACTCATGAGGAATCGGCTGAGATGGTTTGGTCACATGTCGAGGATGGGAGACGAAAGAATTCCCTAA